The Terracoccus luteus genome includes a region encoding these proteins:
- a CDS encoding MarR family winged helix-turn-helix transcriptional regulator, translating to MTVSKDEANDLFHALIRLQKLLLAAKSSAPRVNAALDAGAYPTLFTIARLGPVGISDIASLVHSDVSTVSRQVSSLVAHGFLAKQSDPSDGRASLVSLTDAGHDVLGHVQHVRGTWFQGLLDDWESDEAHEFTTHLQRLSEALDRNLRDRGDAPPAAYTASPAAAGRGTATPARPVTKEN from the coding sequence GTGACGGTGAGCAAGGACGAGGCCAACGACCTCTTCCACGCCCTGATCCGCCTGCAGAAGCTGTTGCTGGCGGCCAAGTCGTCGGCGCCTCGGGTCAACGCGGCCCTCGACGCGGGCGCCTACCCGACCCTGTTCACGATCGCCCGCCTGGGGCCCGTCGGCATCTCCGACATCGCCTCGCTCGTGCACAGCGACGTGTCGACGGTGAGCCGTCAGGTGAGCTCGCTCGTCGCGCACGGGTTCCTCGCCAAGCAGTCCGACCCCTCCGACGGCCGAGCCTCGCTCGTCAGCCTCACGGATGCCGGTCACGACGTCCTCGGTCACGTCCAGCACGTGCGTGGCACGTGGTTCCAGGGCCTGCTCGACGACTGGGAGTCGGACGAAGCGCACGAGTTCACCACCCACCTGCAGCGCCTCAGCGAGGCGCTAGACCGCAACCTTCGCGACCGCGGGGACGCACCCCCGGCCGCCTACACCGCCTCACCCGCAGCCGCGGGGCGAGGCACAGCGACACCGGCACGACCTGTCACCAAGGAGAACTGA
- a CDS encoding GAF and ANTAR domain-containing protein — protein sequence MAPQDPSDDTSAHEGSVTTPEDRTINEVFTRLAAMLYSGADSESVHQALVDACPTLVEGCDRAAIMLRERDRYRTAAATDAVAAQIDRLELRVGEGPCLDAIRDEAYQHDPDLSDSVGPWPRFTAAIVAETPVRSAIGYRLMLDGDKVGALNLFSDSPNGLTRKAADVGAVLASFSSVAMMALRARTEATTLREGLQSNREIGKAVGLLMAAHRVGADEAFGILRRTSQELNVKLAQVAAQVVAGQEDQYAGRRSDG from the coding sequence ATGGCCCCGCAGGACCCGTCTGACGACACGTCGGCCCACGAGGGCAGCGTGACCACCCCGGAGGACCGCACGATCAACGAGGTGTTCACCCGGCTGGCCGCCATGCTCTACTCCGGCGCCGACTCGGAGTCGGTGCACCAGGCCCTCGTCGACGCCTGCCCCACGCTCGTCGAGGGCTGCGACCGCGCGGCCATCATGCTGCGCGAGCGTGACCGCTACCGCACCGCCGCGGCGACCGACGCCGTCGCGGCTCAGATCGACCGGCTCGAGCTGCGGGTCGGTGAGGGGCCGTGCCTCGACGCCATCCGCGACGAGGCCTACCAGCACGACCCCGACCTGTCCGACAGCGTCGGCCCGTGGCCGCGGTTCACGGCCGCGATCGTCGCCGAGACCCCGGTGCGGTCGGCCATCGGCTACCGGCTCATGCTCGACGGTGACAAGGTCGGCGCCCTCAACCTTTTTAGCGACAGCCCGAACGGGCTGACCCGCAAGGCCGCCGACGTCGGCGCGGTGCTCGCCTCGTTCTCGTCGGTGGCGATGATGGCGCTGCGGGCCCGCACCGAGGCGACGACGCTGCGCGAGGGCCTGCAAAGCAATCGCGAGATCGGCAAGGCGGTTGGGCTGCTCATGGCCGCCCACCGGGTCGGCGCCGACGAGGCCTTCGGCATCCTGCGCCGCACGAGCCAGGAGCTCAACGTCAAGCTCGCCCAGGTGGCCGCCCAGGTCGTCGCCGGGCAGGAGGACCAGTACGCCGGTCGCCGCTCCGACGGCTGA
- a CDS encoding phosphoribosyltransferase — protein sequence MTTAYHADSSDLDDKEVLTWDRFGDACRDLARSVVESGFEPEILIAVARGGLLPGGGLSYALGVKLTDAINVEFYTDVHETLPDPVLLAPLLDTESIRGRRLLVVDDVADSGRTLALVLDLLREHGAECRSAVLYAKPKSQVRPDFVWKETDQWIVFPWSAEPPVSMLG from the coding sequence ATGACGACGGCCTACCACGCAGACTCCAGCGACCTCGACGACAAGGAGGTGCTGACGTGGGACCGGTTCGGCGACGCATGCCGTGACCTCGCCCGGTCGGTCGTCGAGTCCGGCTTCGAGCCGGAGATCCTCATCGCCGTCGCCCGGGGCGGCCTGCTGCCCGGCGGTGGCCTGTCGTACGCGCTCGGGGTCAAGCTGACCGACGCCATCAACGTCGAGTTCTACACCGACGTGCACGAGACGCTGCCCGACCCGGTGCTACTCGCGCCGCTGCTCGACACCGAGAGCATCCGCGGTCGCCGGCTGCTCGTCGTCGACGACGTCGCCGACTCGGGCCGCACCCTCGCGCTCGTGCTCGACCTGCTGCGGGAGCACGGCGCCGAGTGCCGCAGCGCCGTGCTCTATGCGAAGCCGAAGTCGCAGGTGCGCCCCGACTTCGTGTGGAAGGAGACCGACCAGTGGATCGTCTTCCCGTGGTCCGCCGAGCCGCCGGTGTCCATGTTGGGATAG
- a CDS encoding MDR family MFS transporter, with protein sequence MTTSAEPPAQIRTRAEAKAAWEYARKHPAPASDPASDATSDATGHGDARTAPGGGPALSHREIVTILIGLMMGMFLAALDQTIVASAMRVIADDLQDLAGQAWVTTAYLITSTIVTPLYGKLGDIYGRKKLFLFAISIFTIGSVLCTLAWSIPSLAGFRAIQGLGAGGLFSLSLAIIGDIVPPRERAKYQGYFLAVFGTSSVLGPVIGGFFAGQDTLFGVTGWRWVFLVNAPIAVAALIVVTRTLHLKHTRLDHRIDYWGAATLSIALVPLLIVAEQGREWGWGSASSIVCYAIGAAGATAFFVIEKRMGDEALIPLRLFSNRTIGAASVSSVFIGMGMFGGLAALPLYLQIVKGATPTEAGLMLLPMTLGIMSGSITSGQIISRTGRYRKFPIIGAALLVLSLYAFHWVNADTELWKTMIVMFFFGIGLGFNFQPLTLAVQNAAARRDIGVATSSATFTRQIGGTLGTAVFLSILFSQAGSKIGDAFQRASSDASFQAALKNPTGGDPAANAQFIASLKSNGGGAGTSALTDSSFVNQIDPRLARPFLVGFSDAMSTVFVVAAGVLVLAFVATLFLPHVDLGPKPGESAQQQEEGEPATAVAGH encoded by the coding sequence ATGACCACATCGGCTGAGCCGCCCGCTCAGATCCGCACCCGGGCGGAGGCGAAGGCGGCCTGGGAGTACGCGCGCAAGCATCCCGCCCCGGCCTCCGACCCGGCGTCCGACGCCACCTCCGACGCCACCGGCCACGGTGACGCCCGCACGGCCCCCGGCGGCGGCCCCGCCCTCTCGCACCGCGAGATCGTCACCATCCTCATCGGCCTCATGATGGGCATGTTCCTCGCCGCGCTCGACCAGACCATCGTCGCGAGCGCCATGCGCGTCATCGCCGACGACCTGCAGGACCTCGCCGGCCAGGCGTGGGTCACGACGGCGTACCTCATCACGAGCACGATCGTCACGCCGCTCTACGGCAAGCTCGGCGACATCTACGGGCGCAAGAAGCTCTTCCTCTTCGCCATCTCGATCTTCACCATCGGGTCCGTGCTGTGCACCCTGGCGTGGTCGATCCCGTCGCTCGCCGGCTTCCGGGCCATCCAGGGCCTCGGCGCCGGTGGCCTCTTCTCGCTGTCGCTCGCCATCATCGGTGACATCGTGCCGCCGCGTGAGCGCGCGAAGTACCAGGGCTACTTCCTCGCCGTCTTCGGGACCTCGAGCGTGCTCGGCCCGGTCATCGGCGGCTTCTTCGCCGGTCAGGACACCCTGTTCGGCGTCACCGGCTGGCGCTGGGTCTTCCTCGTCAACGCCCCCATCGCCGTGGCCGCGCTGATCGTCGTCACGCGCACGCTGCACCTCAAGCACACCCGCCTCGACCACCGCATCGACTACTGGGGCGCGGCGACCTTGTCCATCGCCCTCGTGCCGCTGCTCATCGTGGCCGAGCAGGGTCGCGAGTGGGGCTGGGGCTCGGCGAGCTCGATCGTCTGCTACGCCATCGGCGCGGCCGGTGCGACCGCCTTCTTCGTCATCGAGAAGCGCATGGGTGACGAGGCCCTCATCCCGCTGCGCCTCTTCAGCAACCGCACCATCGGTGCCGCGTCGGTCAGCTCGGTCTTCATCGGCATGGGCATGTTCGGCGGTCTCGCCGCCCTGCCGCTCTACCTCCAGATCGTCAAGGGCGCGACCCCCACGGAGGCCGGCCTCATGCTGCTCCCGATGACGCTCGGCATCATGAGCGGGTCGATCACCTCGGGCCAGATCATCTCCCGCACCGGGCGCTACCGGAAGTTCCCCATCATCGGCGCCGCCCTGCTCGTGCTCTCGCTGTACGCGTTCCACTGGGTCAACGCGGACACCGAGCTCTGGAAGACGATGATCGTCATGTTCTTCTTCGGCATCGGCCTCGGCTTCAACTTCCAGCCGCTGACCCTCGCCGTCCAGAACGCCGCCGCGCGCCGCGACATCGGGGTGGCGACGTCGTCGGCCACCTTCACCCGCCAGATCGGTGGCACGCTCGGCACCGCCGTCTTCCTGTCGATCCTCTTCTCGCAGGCGGGCAGCAAGATCGGTGACGCCTTCCAGCGGGCCAGCAGCGACGCCAGCTTCCAGGCGGCGCTGAAGAACCCCACCGGCGGCGACCCGGCCGCGAACGCGCAGTTCATCGCCTCGCTCAAGAGCAACGGCGGCGGCGCCGGCACCTCGGCCCTCACCGACAGCTCGTTCGTCAACCAGATCGACCCGCGCCTGGCGCGTCCGTTCCTCGTCGGCTTCAGCGACGCGATGTCGACGGTCTTCGTCGTCGCCGCGGGCGTGCTCGTGCTCGCCTTCGTCGCCACGCTGTTCCTGCCGCACGTCGACCTCGGCCCCAAGCCGGGCGAGTCGGCGCAGCAGCAGGAGGAGGGCGAGCCCGCCACGGCGGTCGCCGGCCACTGA